Within Massilia endophytica, the genomic segment CGACGAGATACTGAAGCAGGAGCAGCGTGACCTCAACCGATTCGACCTCGAATTCGACCTGCCCGACCACTTCCTGCCGGAGTTTCCTGCGCCGATCTTCCTGACCACTCATCCGGAGCTGGGCGACGTTTCGAAAGGGAAGCTCATCACCATCGAGAACTTCTACGACACCTTCAACGGCCTGCTCAATCCCAAGCAGATCGAAGGCCTGCGCCTGCTGGTAACGCCTTTCCCCCAGCAGCAGTTCAATCAGACGGAGGACCGCCGCTCAGTGAAGCCGAGCCGCGGTGTGACCTGCTTCGACTGCCACGCGAATGGCCATGGCAACGGCAGCACTCACCTCGTGGGCGACATCCGGCCCCAGGAGCTGCGCCACCGTATCGAAACGCCGACCCTGCGCGGCGTGAACATCCAGCGCCTGTTCGGCTCCCAGCGCGCGTTGAAGACGGTGGAGGACTTCACGGAATTCGAGCAGCGCGCCGCCTATTTCGACGGCGACCCCGTCATCGCCACCAAGAAGGGCGTGAACGTGCTGGAACGCGGCAGCCAGGTCCACTTCATGGCCGAATTCCAGGAGATACTGGACTTCCCGCCCGCGCCCAAGCTTGGCGTGCTGGGCAGGCTCGATCCGAAGAAAGCCTCGGCGCAGGAACTGCGCGGAGAGGCCATCTTCCATGGCAAGGGGCAGTGCGTGAGCTGCCATGCGCCGCCGTACTTCACGGACAACCTGATGCACAACCTGAAGACGGAGCGCTTCTACAAGCCGCGCACCGTGAACAACATGAAGATGGTGGGCGATGGGCCGATCAAGACCTTCCCGCTGCGCGGCATCAAGGAATCGCCGCCGTACATGCACGACGGACGCCTGCTTACGCTGGAGGACACGGTGGAATTCTTCAACCTCATTCTGGAAACGAAGCTGAGCGACCAGGAGAAGGCAGACCTGGTGGTCTTCCTGCGCGCACTTTGATAGACAGAGGGGACAGACCCTGTGCAGGGTCTGTCCCCTCTAGTAAGATATCCTCGATCTTTTATCGGGGAGACAGAATGAGCGGGCCGTTGCAGGGAATCCGTATTATCGAAATCGGCCAGTTGATCGCCGCGCCGTTTGCCGCGCGCCTGATGGCGGAATTCGGCGCGGAGGTCATCAAGATCGAGGCGCCGGGCGACGGCGACCCTATCCGCAAGTGGCGCAAGCTGCACAAGGGCACCTCGCTCTGGTGGTATCTCCAGTCCCGCAACAAGAAATCCATTTCGATCAACCTGAAGTCCGCCGAAGGCGTGGACATCGTCAAGCGCCTGGCGGAGGGCGCCGATGTGCTGATCGAGAACCTCAAGCCCGGCGCGCTGGAAAAGCTGGGACTGGGCTGGGATGTGCTGCATGCCCTGAACCCGAAGCTCACGCTGGTACGCATCTCCGGCTACGGCCAAACCGGGCCTTACAAGGACCGTCCCGGTTTCGGCGCCATCGGCGAAGCCATGGGCGGCATCCGCTATACCACGGGCGAGGCGGATGGCGTGCCGGCGCGCGCCGGCGTCAGCCTCGGGGACTCGCTCGCTTCCCTGCATGCCGTGATGGGCGCGCTGATGTCCGTCCTGCGCGTGAAGACGGGGCAGGGCGACGGGCAGGTGGTGGACGTGTCCCTGGTGGAGAGCGTGTTCAACCTGATGGAAAGCCTTGTGCCGGAATACGACCTGCTGGGCTATGTGCGCGAACGCAGCGGCGGCGCGCTGCCGGGGATCGCACCTTCGAACACCTACCCCACCCGGGACGGCGCCTATGTTGTCATCGCGGGCAACAGCAACCCAATCTACAAGCGGCTGATGCAGGTCATCGGCCGCAATGACCTGGCGGACGATCCGCAGTTCGCCCAGAACGACGGCCGCGCCGCGCAATCGGGGCTGATCGATGCCGCCATCGCAGGCTGGACCTCCGCGCATTCCATCGGCCATGTGCTGGAGGCGCTGGAAGCGGCCGAGGTGCCCGCAGGCCGCATCTATTCGGTCAAGGACATCGTGGAGGACCCGCACTACCAGGCGCGCGGCATGATCCAGCAGGCCGTGCTGCCGGACGGCGTGGCCGTGAAGATGCCGGGCATCGTGCCAAAGCTGTCGGATACGCCCGGCGAAGTGCGCTGGCAGGGCCCGCAGCTGGGCGAGCATACGGCGGCCGTGCTGGCGGACCTGGGGCTGGATGAGGCGGCGGTGGCGCGCCTGCGCGCGGCGGGCGTGGTTCAGTAGGAACTACTCGGCGGCGAATTCGGCGGCAGCCTTGGCTGTCCACAGGGCGCGGTCATAGACGGGATAGGGCTGGTCGTAGCCCTCCGCACCGTCTTCGCCGATGAAGTAGAGGGCCCAGGCATCGCCCTCGTGGCGGATGGCGATATCGTCCACGCGGCAGTGCTCCGCGAAGTCCTCATCGCCTTCCAGGTTCACGATGCGCACACCGCGATGTAAGAGAACAGTTGCCATAATGGCCATGATACTGCGGATATGGCCTGAAGTTGTGGCAAAAATGTATCTCAGCGGAGCAGATTCAATACTCCGTCGAGTCCGACGTAATTCAGGGCAACATCGGCCTGGGCCCGTACCACCGGCTTCGCGCGGAAGGCCACGGAAAGGCCGGATATCCCCATCATCTTCAGGTCGTTGGCGCCGTCGCCCATCACAATGGCCTGGGAGGGGCGGATGCCCATTGCCGCGCACACGCTTTCCACGGTCTCCTTCTTCACCTCTGCATCCACGATGCCGCCCAGGACTTCGCCCGTCAGCTTGCCGTCGACGATCTCCAGCGAATTCGCGTGGGTGTAGTCGAGCCCAAGGCGCGTCTTCAGGCGCTCAGTGAAGTAGGTGAAGCCGCCCGAGACCAGCAGGGTTTTCAGGCCCGCCGCCTGCACGGCCTTCAGCATGTTCTCCGCGCCCGGCGAGAGGTCAAGGCGTTCGTCGTACACGCGTTCCAGGGCCGATGCGTCCAGGCCCTTGAGCAGGGCGACTC encodes:
- a CDS encoding CaiB/BaiF CoA transferase family protein, yielding MSGPLQGIRIIEIGQLIAAPFAARLMAEFGAEVIKIEAPGDGDPIRKWRKLHKGTSLWWYLQSRNKKSISINLKSAEGVDIVKRLAEGADVLIENLKPGALEKLGLGWDVLHALNPKLTLVRISGYGQTGPYKDRPGFGAIGEAMGGIRYTTGEADGVPARAGVSLGDSLASLHAVMGALMSVLRVKTGQGDGQVVDVSLVESVFNLMESLVPEYDLLGYVRERSGGALPGIAPSNTYPTRDGAYVVIAGNSNPIYKRLMQVIGRNDLADDPQFAQNDGRAAQSGLIDAAIAGWTSAHSIGHVLEALEAAEVPAGRIYSVKDIVEDPHYQARGMIQQAVLPDGVAVKMPGIVPKLSDTPGEVRWQGPQLGEHTAAVLADLGLDEAAVARLRAAGVVQ
- the serB gene encoding phosphoserine phosphatase SerB: MNDITKNLVLQGLPGCMPGLERVAALAAPQRLVRVSDTALRCEGVSDTDALRQTIEAAATAERLDATWLNRTLSMADFRLVAMDMDSTLITIECIDEIADMQGLKPQVAEITEAAMRGELDFAASLRRRVALLKGLDASALERVYDERLDLSPGAENMLKAVQAAGLKTLLVSGGFTYFTERLKTRLGLDYTHANSLEIVDGKLTGEVLGGIVDAEVKKETVESVCAAMGIRPSQAIVMGDGANDLKMMGISGLSVAFRAKPVVRAQADVALNYVGLDGVLNLLR